One window from the genome of Streptomyces sp. NBC_00708 encodes:
- a CDS encoding DUF2617 family protein — protein sequence MLTTLHTAYSDTRAADLAWALGREPLPALAVLDLELAGATMQLRLLGASHQVLLEEERGSCSETVACMPGSSTPLPLGVAKRIGDWEYEFAARVETLGAGSFAGRAQELLALVADHPHGLAGTFPGSPHAFTAMLAQRTEGQVRWRTWHAYPQEGQLVVTRTRVGVRMPAAAL from the coding sequence ATGCTCACGACCCTTCATACGGCCTATTCCGACACCCGTGCCGCCGACCTGGCCTGGGCGCTGGGGCGCGAACCGCTCCCGGCGCTGGCCGTCCTCGACCTCGAACTCGCCGGGGCCACGATGCAGTTGCGGCTGCTCGGCGCCTCCCACCAGGTCCTCCTGGAGGAGGAGCGCGGCAGCTGTTCCGAGACCGTCGCCTGTATGCCCGGCAGCAGCACCCCGCTGCCCCTGGGCGTCGCCAAGCGGATCGGCGACTGGGAGTACGAGTTCGCGGCGCGCGTCGAGACCCTGGGCGCGGGCTCCTTCGCCGGCCGGGCGCAGGAGTTGCTGGCGCTCGTCGCCGACCACCCGCACGGCCTGGCCGGGACGTTTCCGGGCAGCCCGCACGCCTTCACCGCCATGCTCGCCCAGCGGACCGAGGGCCAGGTGCGGTGGCGGACCTGGCACGCGTACCCGCAGGAGGGCCAGCTCGTGGTGACGCGGACCAGGGTGGGCGTACGGATGCCGGCGGCGGCGCTGTGA
- a CDS encoding pyridoxal phosphate-dependent aminotransferase → MTQGRPLLNRRLAEFGTTIFAEMSALAVRTGAINLGQGFPDTDGPEEVREAAVRSLRAGHGNQYPPGPGVPELRTAIAAHQQRRYGLAYDPDTEVLVTAGATEAIAASLLALLEPGDEVIALEPYYDSYAACIAMAGAARVPVTLRPDASAGTYRLDLDELRAAVTRRTRLLLINTPHNPTGTVLSRAELAAIAELACEHDLLVVTDEVYEHLVFEGEHLPLAGFPGMRERTVTISSAGKTFSYTGWKIGWATGSPELVTAVRSAKQYLTYVSGGPLQYAVAEALRLPDSFYEELRADLRAKRDLLCAGLTEAGFGVYRPAGTYFVTTDIRPLDAAGDGIAFCRALPERCGVVAVPNAVFYDHRDQGAPFVRFTFCKRTDVLQEAVTRLKHL, encoded by the coding sequence ATGACACAGGGACGACCGCTGCTCAACCGCCGCCTCGCCGAGTTCGGCACGACGATCTTCGCGGAGATGTCCGCGCTGGCCGTCCGCACCGGAGCCATCAATCTCGGCCAGGGCTTCCCCGACACCGACGGCCCCGAGGAGGTCCGCGAGGCCGCGGTCCGTTCCCTGCGCGCCGGGCACGGAAACCAGTACCCGCCCGGACCCGGCGTGCCCGAGCTGCGCACCGCGATCGCCGCCCACCAGCAACGGCGCTACGGCCTGGCGTACGACCCCGACACCGAGGTGCTGGTCACGGCGGGCGCCACCGAGGCCATCGCCGCCTCCCTCCTGGCGCTCCTGGAACCGGGCGACGAGGTCATCGCGCTGGAGCCGTACTACGACTCGTACGCCGCCTGCATCGCCATGGCGGGCGCCGCCCGCGTTCCCGTCACGCTGCGTCCCGACGCCTCCGCCGGCACCTACCGGCTGGATCTCGACGAACTGCGCGCGGCGGTCACGCGCCGTACCCGGCTGCTGCTGATCAACACCCCGCACAATCCCACCGGCACCGTCCTGAGCCGTGCGGAACTGGCCGCGATCGCCGAGCTGGCCTGCGAGCACGACCTCCTCGTCGTCACGGACGAGGTCTACGAGCACCTGGTCTTCGAGGGCGAGCACCTGCCGCTGGCCGGCTTCCCCGGGATGCGCGAGCGCACCGTCACCATCTCGTCGGCCGGGAAGACCTTTTCGTACACCGGCTGGAAGATCGGGTGGGCCACCGGGAGCCCCGAGCTGGTGACGGCGGTCCGCTCGGCCAAGCAGTATCTGACGTACGTCTCCGGCGGCCCCCTCCAGTACGCCGTCGCCGAGGCGCTGCGGCTGCCCGACAGCTTCTACGAGGAGCTGCGCGCGGACCTGCGCGCCAAGCGGGACCTGCTGTGCGCGGGGCTCACAGAGGCCGGGTTCGGGGTGTACCGGCCGGCCGGGACGTACTTCGTGACCACCGACATCCGCCCGCTGGACGCGGCCGGCGACGGCATCGCGTTCTGCCGGGCGCTGCCGGAGCGGTGCGGGGTGGTGGCCGTCCCCAACGCCGTGTTCTACGACCACCGGGACCAGGGCGCGCCCTTCGTCCGCTTCACCTTCTGCAAGCGGACCGATGTGCTCCAGGAGGCCGTTACCCGGCTCAAACACCTGTGA